In the genome of Bos mutus isolate GX-2022 chromosome 20, NWIPB_WYAK_1.1, whole genome shotgun sequence, one region contains:
- the LOC102287368 gene encoding Golgi phosphoprotein 3-like, with protein sequence MLTESETWNPLKLHYQLRNVRERLAKNLVEKGVLTTEKQNFLLFDMTTHPLTNNSIKQRLIKKVQAAVLDKWVNDPHRMDKRLLALLYLAHASDVLENAFAPLLDEQYDVATKRVRQLLDLDPEVECLKAGTNEVLWAVVAAFTK encoded by the exons ATGCTGACAGAAAG TGAGACGTGGAATCCATTAAAATTGCATTATCAGTTAAGAAACGTGCGGGAACGATTAGCTAAAAACCTGGTGGAAAAGGGCGTACTGACGACAGAGAAACAGAACTTCCTCCTCTTTGACATGACGACACACCCCCTCACCAACAACAGCATTAAGCAGCGCCTCATCAAGAAGGTGCAGGCAGCCGTTCTCGACAAGTGGGTGAACGACCCTCACCGCATGGACAAGCGCCTGCTGGCCCTCCTCTACCTGGCCCACGCCTCGGACGTCCTGGAGAACGCGTTCGCGCCCCTGCTGGACGAGCAGTACGACGTGGCCACCAAGCGGGTGCGGCAGCTCCTGGACTTGGACCCTGAGGTGGAGTGTCTGAAGGCCGGGACCAACGAGGTGCTGTGGGCGGTGGTGGCCGCCTTCACCAAGTGA